The following proteins come from a genomic window of Labeo rohita strain BAU-BD-2019 chromosome 25, IGBB_LRoh.1.0, whole genome shotgun sequence:
- the cav1 gene encoding caveolin-1, with protein MTSGYKDGAPEEDYAHSPFIRKQGNIYKPNNKDMDNDSINEKTLQDVHTKEIDLVNRDPKHLNDDVVKVDFEDVIAEPAGTYSFDGVWKASFTTFTVTKYWCYRLLTALVGIPLALVWGIFFAILSFIHIWAVVPCVKSYLIEIHCVSRVYSICVHTFCDPLFEAMGKCFSSVRVTTNKVV; from the exons ATGACTAGCGGATACAAGGACGGGGCACCTGAAGAG GACTACGCTCACTCACCGTTCATCAGGAAACAGGGGAACATTTACAAACCAAATAATAAAGATATGGATAACGACAGCATCAACGAAAAGACACTCCAGGATGTCCACACCAAGGAGATTGACCTGGTCAACCGGGACCCAAAGCATTTAAATGACGATGTGGTGAAG GTGGACTTTGAAGACGTGATCGCTGAACCCGCCGGCACCTACAGCTTCGACGGCGTGTGGAAAGCGAGCTTCACCACCTTCACAGTAACCAAGTACTGGTGCTACAGGCTGCTGACGGCCCTGGTGGGCATCCCGCTCGCCCTGGTATGGGGCATCTTCTTCGCCATCCTCTCCTTCATCCACATCTGGGCGGTGGTGCCTTGCGTGAAGAGCTATCTAATCGAGATCCACTGTGTCAGTCGAGTCTACTCCATCTGCGTGCACACCTTCTGCGACCCGCTGTTCGAAGCCATGGGAAAGTGCTTCAGCAGCGTCCGGGTCACCACCAACAAGGTGGTGTAA
- the cav2 gene encoding caveolin-2: MGLEKEKMETSVIMDEDEFNRSIEPILGKKPNVYSEEPDRDPKDINAHLKVGFEDIIAEPISAHSFDRVWIGSHAVFELVKYIFYRILTTFLAIPMAFIVGIVFGILSCIHIWVVMPVIHSCMMTLPSIHVIWTSLMDMFIGPFFLSIGRCLSSINIKTLQN, from the exons atggggcttgaaaaggaaaaaatggaGACCAGTGTCATTATGGATGAGGATGAATTCAATAGATCGATCGAACCTATACTTGGAAAAAAACCGAACGTGTATTCAGAGGAACCGGATAGAGATCCTAAAGATATCAACGCGCACCTAAAG GTTGGTTTTGAAGACATCATTGCTGAGCCCATCTCCGCACACAGCTTTGACAGAGTGTGGATTGGCAGTCATGCTGTGTTCGAGCTGGTTAAATACATCTTCTACCGGATCCTCACCACGTTTCTGGCCATTCCCATGGCATTCATCGTAGGAATTGTTTTCGGGATCCTCAGCTGTATACATATTTG GGTGGTGATGCCAGTGATCCACAGCTGCATGATGACACTGCCCTCCATCCACGTGATCTGGACCAGCCTGATGGACATGTTTATTGGGCCGTTCTTCCTCAGCATTGGACGGTGCTTGTCGTCCATTAATATCAAGACTCTGCAAAACTGA